CACTCCAAACACTCCACCTCGAAATCCTCAACTTAATCTCTCCAATCACATCTTCATACATATGGCAACACCAACCCTTCTCTCTCTTAGTCTCCTCTTCATCGTCTCATCTGCCTCACCTTCACGGCACCCTCCGTTTCGGCGACAACATCGATGACGAATGGTTCGCCGTCTACCTCCTATTTCTCATCTCTAATCACTTTCCTAACCTCTCCATTCGCGTTTGGGACAACGACGGTGAGTTCCTTCTCATCGAAGCCGCTTTTCACCTTCCTCGCTGGGTCCACCCCGATAACATCGCTAACCGCGTGTTTGTTCGTGGTGGAAATCTCCATATTGTTCCTCAAGACAAACTAGCTAGCCCTGCTTTAATTGATTCTCTGAAGTTCTTGATTTATTATGAGAACCAATCGGTTGCTGATAATAATGTTCAACAAGCGATTAAAAATCGGATTTCGGATTATCCAGAGAGAGCGAAAAAGAATACGCATAAGGTTAGGGTCAGGGTTCCAGTATCGGTAGCGCAGGTTTTGAAGTATGAGCCATGTTTAATTTCTCTAGGTGTTGAAGGTTTTTATGATAGAGATATTGATACGATGAAATACGCAGCGAAAATGGAGAGGTTTTTGAGTAAAGGAGGAAGAGGAGAGGAATTAGTTTGTGCGAGTGTTACGATGTCTAGGGCTATGTATGCACAGTTAATGCAGCAAAAATTTGTGGCTCCCAAGTGCTACCCGAAGATGCCAAATAGAGATGATATGGAGGGGTTTATGGAGGCGGAGCTGGGAATGAAGATTGCGTGTGGATTTGAAATGATGTATCAGATGAGGAGAAAGGAAGGAGAGGAAGGGAAAGGGAGTAGTTGGATTAAGTATAAGGAGAGTTTGGAGAAGAGTGGGTTTTTTGAGGGTTTTTTGCCTGGATCAAAGGAGTATAAACGGTTGATGGAGAAGGCTGAGGAGTATTACCGTAGTAGTGCAATGTTTTCTAGGATCAGGTATTTCTTAATCTATCTTGTTTTTGTTTGGGTTCgtcttgtttatttatttgtttatggaGGTACAGATAACTTGCTTTAGTTAGTCTAATGGAGTGGTGAATTGGAATACTGGTTCAGGGACTGGCATTTAAGTTATGGATCTCAAAGAATTGGTAAAACTGAATTTGATTGTGGAGTTGCATACGCATCTCATGTGGAGCTAAATGAAATGCTTCATATCTTATGCTTTCAAAATCAcatcatatattattatttgctttaacatttttcaaatattggatttaggttttttttcctcttacTCCGTCCCTCTTTTTCAGTAGTTGGAATTGGATTGTGATTATAACTCGTGTTAGGGGGCCTGTGATTTGCCTTCGtcaattgatattatttttccgTGAGGATATTCTGAATCTAATGATTACATTTGTTGACATTACAAGGGAATCTTTTTGAACAGTGGATTGTTTCCATATTCCTTATTGTTCTATAACTGtaataaactaataatgtGTTATTGCAGTGAAATGATGAGTGCTCCAGTGAGACGAATTGATGAGATTCTTGCTATACAACATTCAACTGATGATTTCCAGAATCAGGATGTTCCTCCttctgatgatgattcttGGCTTTACAATGGAGAGAGCGAGTTGAGCACTGCTCTGCAAGAGAGACAAAAGGAAATGGATCTTTATAATGCTAAACACAAACACAAACAGAAGTTGAAAGAACCAGAGGATGCTGGTCCTTCTTCTGATGCTGATCTTAGTGATTTTGATCTTGGTGATATTGCAAAAACCATGCAAGCGTTTATGGATAAGGTGTCAAGCTACAAGGGAGCAGAGGTTCCAGAAAACAGGTTGGTGCATAATTAGCTGAGATTGAGATTGTGGCAAATTTACTGTTTTGAGTTATAActtatttatagatttttggTGCTAAGtaagataaatttatgaaattccCAGACTTGCAACTTTATTTGCACCCAGCTGGATTTGTGTGTTCTGGTTTAGTCTAGCTTGACCTCCAATCTATGCTGGTGAGACTAGTAATTCTGATTCCACTTCAATATATGTAGACTTAGATTTTGGTCAAGACTCGAGCGtgaattttcatttcatattcCCCTACATTCAATGCACATTAAGGATTTTTATTGATCATGTAGAGCTGTTGCTTAACTTGAGGTTGTTGATTTAATAGCTTAGAATGTTGTGATTCTATAATTTGCATGGGCTTTCTAGGATGCTGCATATATAAGGAAGATAAAGTCTAATGGACTTGTGACTAGCTAACAGTGACATTTCTCAGTCAGTTAGCGAagattttttcttgttttcagttGCTGATTGCCTGTTCAAAAACATTATAATTGTTTGGAACTATGACTCTTCTTCTGAAGCCATGATGGTACTCAGTTAGTGGCTTTCACTGATTTAAGATCTTTTTGCTGATAGAATTAGCTCATGTATTGGCATAATTTTTTGTGTGACCTGAgatattaacatatatatatttgccttctctttctttcttttttatttatttgttttttagaTATCTGTGGGCCAAGCATTGACCTACATATTTCATTTGATTCCTTATTCTTGAAggaacatgaaagaagtggaCCTTGATGTGGACCAATTCCTTAAGGACATGGAATCAGTGACGAAGTGTCATGGTCCGGAAGATATTGCTAGTGATGTTTCTGAAGCAGCATCCTCCTCAGACATGGATTTTGGTAAGTAGATCTTTTCTGTTCTTTAGTTTATTGAGTGCAACATTTTGTCTCAGTTTGAGAATCGTTTTTTGTTTTGGTTTGCATTGGCTGGTTAACTGTCAACTCTCTTTTGAAACTTTAAACAATAGTCCATTTAGGACTTGTAACAAATTGTTCAACTTTTCCCTTCCCCATAGAGATGTTCagatatttcttatatattgcTGGCCTGTcaaactctctctctctctctctctctctctctctctctctctctctctctctctctgtgtcACACTTGcactcatactcacaattaaaTTTCCTATGTGAGAAAATCAATGAGTTACTtatattttctcagatttgtTGAAGAAGCAATCTTCTTTGAGAAGAGGGAGATGATTTGTTGGAAAATTTGCTGTGGTTATTGAATCTTTAAATGTTTATATAGTAAGATGATAATCAATTTGCCTTCTATGTCGGAGGTTGATATTAAAACCTCTAATGTTTAGAATATCCATAATAGTGCTCTTCATTTTAAGGAGCTTAAAAACATCATTTCTATAGTAAAGAGCATCTTAAggaatattcaaatataaagaggaaaaacatatgttatttaaatctaattgattaattttattctgcAATATAGACTATATTGTACTTCTTTTCATAAGTAGTATTGGTTTcaatttctctttcctttctttttttttttttaacttttgtgaatagaaaaaaataaagtcagaagtatcaattaataaattactaagaAACTTGTAgtgcattttttaaaatcaaaataaagagtGAAACTTGGCTCTTCAAATGTGAAGGGTCAGACCAACttattactttatatttaaaaaataaaaattctattggAGTCTTATCTTATGGGATGACTCTTCATAAATAAACGGTGCCTTGGAAATGTTCTTATAAATAAGATGGTGGGTCAATTTGATTTCTGTGCTGGAACTTgaataatactttttaaaagagGCTTCTccaatgaaaataaagaatggtTACGTAGTATAGACTAGCTTTATTTGCATTGCATGTGATGGAACAGCAGGAACTTCTAAATATCGAATGCATTCTGCTCAATTGAAATAGTATTCTGGAAATATGCATGCATATTGATTATCCCTTGGAAAGGGAATTATGTTGAGGTCATTGATAATATCTAATTGTGAGATATCAAATTATCTGCCGATTTTACACAAATCTTGCTTTCTTACTTTTTCATCTTATCTAACATGTGACAATGCTATTCACACATGAAAACTCCATGCCTATTTGTGCAAATTTGtttctcttcttctacttACACCAAGGACGGTTTGCAGACGAGTCTGAAGATGGTAGTGATATTATGGAACCTTCCGAGGATAATGAGGACAGAGAAGACACTTTTATGCATACCTACTTGGATGCTCTTAATGACGAACTGAAGAACACCACCCTTAAGAAGAGTTTTGTTCATGCAAATGATAACACCAAAAGAAATGAggtaatttctcatatttcaCAGGTAGAAGTACACGCACTTTCGAAATCTCATTTCATGACCTGCTGTTGGTATACAAGGAAATGCTTCACCTTATAGAGTTCATCCAACTTGTGAAAAATATGGCAATATTTTACTAGTTTAGTTGGTTCAAGTTCCATGCTACTTTTGTTGATTCAGTTCGAATCATCCCTTGTATATTAAGCAAGCTCGGAAAGAGCAATATCcatgtaatatttttattttatccaatTATGGTATTTGCAAATTTAAGCTGTATATCCATGCAGGGGACCTCAAATGCTGCTGGGGAAGACATGGATGAAGAATTTACTCCTGTAGATGTTGATGTTAATCTGGTGAAGAGCCTTCTTGATTCCTTTTCTTCCCAACAAGGCCAAGCTGGTCCTACCTCCAATCTGCTTGGGCTCATGGGTCTACAACTCCCACGAGATAACAACAGCAAAGGCAAATGAAAGCTTATTTTGTATGGACCTGCTTTAACTTTAGTATTTCTTCACAATTTTTGTAAGATAACCCGTTTGCACAACTTCACTGTCAACCAATCTCCTAGATAGTTCGTTTAACCAATCTCCTATATGAGTATCACATGATGCAAATAGCGGCTTAACCATGCCATGAATCCTCTAGAGCTTTGGTCAAAATAGGACGGTcatattattcaattaaagaGTTTCTCTTTATCGTCTGtaattaaggaattatatgTGAGTTGGGCAACTGTTGAGCTTGTGGATTCTTCATATATATACGTACATATAGTTGATGATTATACATGCAAACACTTTATGGGTTCTGCTTATTTTTGTGATAAAATGGTGATGCTTTTGTCAATAGTGGctacattctttttaatattaattgtaGTTTTGAAAGCATAATTTGTTGGAATAAAATTTGGCCTTCGGATTAATTtagctattttttaaaattttagacattttagattgaatttatttggttattttttaaaattttagacactttagtttaaataatttagtttaaatttttatatatttagttcaaattagtttaattttttataaaatttagaattttatatattcagtTTAAATTAgctcaattttttataaaaataatatattattttaaaagagaataaatagaataaaaataaaaatattatatttttataaactgaaaaatatattaacttttaaataaaataatattataagtatttttttcaAGAGACAGTTACAACAGTAATAGTAGTGTTGTTGGTAATAGTTATTTAcgttaattatattaattgtaataaaaatataaaataatttttaaataatattatatttttaattatttttatttttaaaattttttataataaaattaatttgaataaaatatataaaaatttaaattataatatttataaatttagaaaaaacgTGTGACAAAATTAGCAGCGACATGATACTTTA
The sequence above is drawn from the Ricinus communis isolate WT05 ecotype wild-type chromosome 7, ASM1957865v1, whole genome shotgun sequence genome and encodes:
- the LOC8263610 gene encoding protein ecdysoneless homolog, whose protein sequence is MATDSDPFASIFSQTNSRIPEDTVFYAIYPDTSLSNTFTSSYTPSLTLQTLHLEILNLISPITSSYIWQHQPFSLLVSSSSSHLPHLHGTLRFGDNIDDEWFAVYLLFLISNHFPNLSIRVWDNDGEFLLIEAAFHLPRWVHPDNIANRVFVRGGNLHIVPQDKLASPALIDSLKFLIYYENQSVADNNVQQAIKNRISDYPERAKKNTHKVRVRVPVSVAQVLKYEPCLISLGVEGFYDRDIDTMKYAAKMERFLSKGGRGEELVCASVTMSRAMYAQLMQQKFVAPKCYPKMPNRDDMEGFMEAELGMKIACGFEMMYQMRRKEGEEGKGSSWIKYKESLEKSGFFEGFLPGSKEYKRLMEKAEEYYRSSAMFSRISEMMSAPVRRIDEILAIQHSTDDFQNQDVPPSDDDSWLYNGESELSTALQERQKEMDLYNAKHKHKQKLKEPEDAGPSSDADLSDFDLGDIAKTMQAFMDKVSSYKGAEVPENRNMKEVDLDVDQFLKDMESVTKCHGPEDIASDVSEAASSSDMDFDESEDGSDIMEPSEDNEDREDTFMHTYLDALNDELKNTTLKKSFVHANDNTKRNEGTSNAAGEDMDEEFTPVDVDVNLVKSLLDSFSSQQGQAGPTSNLLGLMGLQLPRDNNSKGK